A part of Quatrionicoccus australiensis genomic DNA contains:
- the hflX gene encoding GTPase HflX: MNERPAAGERAVIVQLDFGQPDLQDQLEEVRLLAESAGAVVVAEVFGPRHSPDPKTFAGKGKVLEIAATLRAGEADLVIFNHELSPAQERNLERELKCRVIDRTSLILDIFALRASSAEGKLQVELAQLEHLSTRLVRGWTHLERQRGGIGMRGPGEKQLETDRRLLGNRVKLLKERLEKLSRQRNVQRKARLRGDVLSVSLVGYTNAGKSTLFNALTHAGVFAANQLFATLDTTSRKLWVEGAGNIVISDTVGFIRDLPHSLVDAFHATLEAATDADLLLHIVDSASHARDEQMFEVNKVLEEIGARQVRQVIVWNKIDLTEAAPGVERDEYGTIARVRVSARAGDGLDLLRESLAEFARAKAESRQRELAAAEREAQQDYIS, encoded by the coding sequence ATGAATGAACGACCCGCCGCCGGTGAACGTGCGGTGATCGTTCAGCTTGACTTCGGCCAGCCTGATTTGCAGGATCAGCTGGAAGAAGTCCGGCTGCTTGCCGAGTCGGCGGGGGCTGTCGTTGTCGCCGAGGTTTTTGGCCCGCGGCACAGCCCGGACCCGAAAACCTTTGCCGGCAAAGGCAAGGTCCTGGAAATCGCTGCAACATTGCGTGCCGGCGAAGCCGACCTGGTGATTTTCAATCATGAACTTTCACCGGCGCAGGAACGTAATCTCGAACGCGAACTCAAATGTCGCGTGATCGATCGTACCAGTCTGATTCTCGATATCTTTGCCCTGCGCGCCTCGAGTGCAGAGGGCAAGTTGCAGGTCGAACTGGCGCAACTCGAGCATTTATCCACCCGGCTGGTCCGTGGCTGGACTCACCTTGAGCGCCAGCGTGGCGGTATCGGCATGCGCGGTCCGGGCGAGAAACAGCTTGAAACCGACCGGCGTTTGCTCGGCAACCGTGTCAAGTTGCTGAAGGAGCGTCTGGAAAAGCTTTCCCGGCAGCGAAACGTGCAAAGAAAAGCCCGTTTGCGTGGTGATGTGCTCAGTGTTTCGCTGGTCGGTTACACCAATGCCGGCAAGTCTACGCTGTTCAATGCGCTGACCCATGCAGGGGTTTTTGCTGCCAACCAGTTGTTCGCCACCCTGGATACCACGTCGCGCAAGCTATGGGTCGAAGGGGCTGGCAATATTGTCATTTCGGACACGGTGGGCTTTATCCGTGATCTGCCGCACTCGCTCGTTGATGCCTTTCATGCCACACTGGAGGCGGCCACCGATGCCGATCTGCTGCTGCATATCGTGGATAGCGCGAGCCATGCCCGAGATGAACAGATGTTTGAAGTGAACAAGGTACTTGAAGAGATTGGCGCCCGTCAGGTGCGGCAGGTCATCGTCTGGAACAAGATCGATCTGACCGAGGCTGCGCCGGGAGTCGAGCGGGACGAGTATGGTACTATCGCGCGCGTTCGCGTCAGTGCGCGGGCAGGAGACGGCCTGGATTTGTTGCGTGAATCCCTTGCCGAATTTGCCCGGGCCAAGGCCGAAAGTCGCCAGCGTGAGCTGGCGGCGGCAGAACGCGAAGCCCAACAAGATTACATAAGCTGA
- the hflK gene encoding FtsH protease activity modulator HflK, with product MSLNDPQWGNRGGNDGDKSGGGDPRRPNDGPPDLEELWRDFNRKLSGMFGKKTGGGGNGGGDGPRLPQFDFNPRFLGGGVGLLGALVAAVWLVSGFYIVDASQRGIVLQFGSFHETTEPGLRWRFPYPVQSHEIVNLNGVRTVEIGYRGSERNKVLKEALMLTDDENIVNIQFAVQYILKDPVEYLFNNRSPDEAVMGAAETAVREIVGKSKMDFVLYEGREQIATQASKLMQDILDRYKSGILISKVTMQNAQPPEQVQAAFDDAVKAGQDRERQKNEGQAYANDVIPKAKGTAARLMEEANGHKQRVISTAEGDASRFKQVQTEYAKAPEVTRQRMYLETMQQVYSSTSKVLIDAKGQGNLLYLPLDKLMQATAATAAVAAETPTSIQSGRPATPLSSEVPPQLEQAPAVGGKSYSGSSREGSLSSRDRESR from the coding sequence ATGTCGCTCAACGACCCGCAGTGGGGCAACCGTGGTGGTAACGACGGTGACAAATCCGGTGGTGGCGACCCGCGTCGTCCCAATGACGGACCGCCCGATCTGGAAGAGTTGTGGCGTGATTTCAACCGCAAATTGTCCGGCATGTTCGGCAAGAAGACCGGTGGTGGCGGTAATGGCGGCGGTGATGGTCCGCGTCTGCCGCAGTTCGATTTCAATCCGCGTTTTCTCGGTGGTGGTGTCGGTTTGCTCGGCGCCCTGGTTGCCGCTGTCTGGCTGGTTTCCGGCTTTTATATTGTCGATGCTTCGCAGCGCGGCATCGTGCTCCAGTTCGGCAGTTTCCATGAAACGACCGAGCCGGGCCTGCGCTGGCGTTTTCCCTATCCGGTGCAGTCGCACGAAATCGTCAATCTGAACGGTGTGCGTACTGTCGAAATCGGTTATCGCGGCAGCGAGCGCAACAAGGTGCTGAAAGAAGCCCTGATGCTGACCGATGATGAAAACATCGTAAACATCCAGTTTGCCGTGCAGTACATCCTGAAGGATCCGGTCGAATACCTGTTCAACAATCGTTCGCCGGATGAAGCCGTGATGGGCGCTGCCGAAACGGCGGTGCGCGAGATCGTCGGCAAGAGCAAGATGGATTTCGTGCTCTATGAAGGTCGCGAGCAGATTGCGACCCAGGCTTCCAAGCTGATGCAGGACATTCTGGATCGCTACAAGAGCGGCATCCTGATTTCCAAGGTGACGATGCAGAATGCGCAGCCGCCGGAGCAGGTACAGGCGGCCTTCGATGATGCCGTCAAGGCTGGCCAGGATCGTGAACGGCAAAAGAACGAAGGCCAAGCTTACGCCAATGACGTGATTCCGAAAGCCAAGGGTACCGCCGCACGCCTGATGGAAGAAGCCAACGGTCACAAGCAGCGCGTCATTTCGACGGCGGAAGGTGATGCCTCGCGCTTCAAGCAGGTTCAGACCGAGTACGCGAAGGCGCCGGAAGTGACCCGTCAGCGCATGTATCTGGAAACCATGCAGCAGGTTTATTCGAGCACCAGCAAGGTGCTGATCGATGCCAAGGGACAGGGCAACCTGCTTTACTTGCCGCTCGACAAGCTGATGCAGGCCACGGCAGCGACGGCTGCCGTTGCGGCCGAAACGCCGACTTCGATCCAGTCCGGCCGGCCGGCCACGCCGCTGTCGTCGGAAGTGCCGCCGCAGCTCGAGCAGGCACCTGCGGTTGGCGGCAAGTCGTATTCAGGTAGTTCGCGTGAAGGCTCGCTGAGCTCGCGTGATCGGGAGAGTCGTTGA